A genomic segment from Desulfurispirillum indicum S5 encodes:
- the rpmD gene encoding 50S ribosomal protein L30, producing the protein MAAKVKVTLVRSVIGRPEKQRRVVKSLGLGKIGSSSIVENVPTMAGQIRKVQHLIKVEEVEI; encoded by the coding sequence CAAAGTGACTCTGGTGCGTAGTGTCATCGGACGTCCTGAAAAGCAGCGCCGGGTTGTCAAGTCCCTGGGACTGGGCAAAATCGGCAGCTCCAGTATCGTGGAAAATGTGCCAACCATGGCAGGGCAGATCCGCAAGGTTCAGCACCTGATCAAAGTGGAAGAAGTGGAGATATAA
- the rplO gene encoding 50S ribosomal protein L15, producing MGLHDLQPAPGSRKNRKRIGRGPGSGWGKTAGKGHKGQKSRSGGKVAVGFEGGQMPLYRRLPKRGFKNPCGKEYAIVNLSQLNSFDEGTVVDLDLLCKTGVVKSSLDGIKVLGNGELEKKLVVKAVKFSKSAREAIEAKGGQAEVV from the coding sequence ATGGGTTTGCATGACCTGCAGCCGGCTCCCGGCTCAAGAAAAAATCGCAAGCGCATCGGTCGCGGCCCCGGTAGTGGCTGGGGCAAGACCGCCGGCAAGGGCCATAAGGGACAGAAGTCCCGCAGTGGTGGTAAGGTTGCCGTTGGTTTTGAGGGTGGTCAGATGCCTCTGTATCGTCGCCTGCCCAAGCGCGGCTTCAAAAACCCCTGTGGCAAGGAATATGCCATTGTGAATCTTTCACAGCTGAATTCCTTTGATGAGGGCACCGTTGTTGACCTGGACCTGCTGTGCAAGACCGGAGTGGTGAAAAGCTCCCTTGATGGCATTAAAGTTCTGGGGAATGGCGAACTGGAGAAGAAACTGGTCGTCAAGGCCGTGAAATTCAGCAAATCCGCCCGTGAAGCCATCGAGGCTAAAGGCGGTCAGGCCGAGGTTGTGTAG
- the secY gene encoding preprotein translocase subunit SecY, protein MLGAFKHIFTLPDLRKKVLFTLGVLAVYRLGAHIPLPGIDPQALSEFFSAQSSALLTFFDMFSGGALGRVTLFALGVIPYISASIVLQLMTVVVPALEKLKKEPDGQKKITEYTRYATVVLAFVQGYGIGIGLEAMTSPSGMPIVMYGGFSFQLMTAISLAAGTTFLMWLGEQVTERGVGNGISLLIFAGIVAAIPGAIVQSYTLLQSGEMSIFLALGLVFAALFMIAAIVFIERGQRKIPVAYAKRMVSGKVVGGKNTYIPLKVNTAGVIPVIFASSIIAFPLTFGDMLERTPNVEMFMQLFSPGGWLYTGLLAAFIIFFCYFYTAIIFNTKDVAENLRKNGGYIPSIRPGAETSMYLDNVLSRLTFGGSLYLTLVAVSPTFLIKYLSVPFYFGGTALLIVVSVGMDTMNQIEAHLLSRSYDGFLTNRSGGR, encoded by the coding sequence GTGCTGGGAGCATTCAAGCACATTTTCACGCTGCCCGACCTGCGCAAGAAGGTACTGTTTACGCTGGGAGTCCTGGCAGTGTACCGTCTGGGTGCTCATATCCCCTTACCGGGGATTGACCCCCAGGCGCTGTCTGAGTTTTTCTCAGCCCAAAGCAGTGCCCTCCTGACGTTTTTCGACATGTTCAGTGGTGGCGCGCTCGGGAGGGTGACCCTCTTTGCCCTGGGAGTTATCCCCTATATCAGCGCCTCCATTGTGCTGCAGCTGATGACGGTAGTGGTTCCAGCCCTTGAGAAACTCAAGAAGGAACCCGATGGTCAGAAGAAAATCACCGAGTATACCCGCTATGCCACCGTGGTTCTGGCATTTGTACAGGGCTATGGCATAGGAATTGGACTGGAGGCCATGACCTCTCCCAGCGGCATGCCCATCGTCATGTATGGAGGCTTCAGCTTCCAGCTGATGACGGCGATCTCCCTGGCTGCGGGAACCACCTTCCTGATGTGGCTGGGTGAGCAGGTGACTGAACGTGGTGTTGGAAACGGGATTTCCCTGCTGATATTCGCTGGTATTGTGGCGGCTATCCCAGGCGCTATCGTACAGTCCTACACGCTTCTGCAGTCCGGCGAGATGAGCATATTCCTGGCCCTTGGGCTGGTATTTGCGGCACTGTTCATGATTGCCGCCATCGTATTCATCGAGCGTGGTCAGCGTAAAATACCCGTGGCCTATGCCAAGCGTATGGTCTCCGGGAAGGTTGTGGGTGGCAAAAACACCTACATCCCCCTGAAGGTCAACACCGCTGGTGTTATCCCGGTTATCTTTGCTTCCAGTATCATCGCTTTTCCCCTGACGTTTGGCGACATGCTGGAGCGGACGCCCAACGTGGAAATGTTCATGCAGCTGTTCTCTCCGGGAGGCTGGCTCTATACCGGACTGCTGGCGGCCTTCATTATCTTCTTCTGCTACTTCTATACGGCGATTATCTTTAATACCAAGGATGTTGCCGAGAACCTGCGCAAGAATGGCGGGTACATACCCTCAATCCGCCCGGGTGCAGAAACTTCCATGTACCTGGATAATGTGCTTTCGCGTCTGACCTTTGGCGGATCACTTTACCTGACTCTCGTGGCAGTGAGTCCAACTTTCCTGATCAAATACCTCAGCGTGCCCTTTTATTTCGGTGGAACGGCACTGCTGATCGTGGTCAGCGTCGGCATGGACACCATGAATCAAATAGAAGCCCATCTGCTCTCACGCAGCTATGACGGCTTCCTCACCAACAGATCGGGAGGCAGATAA
- a CDS encoding adenylate kinase: MRLILLGAPGSGKGTQGPRLADKLAIPVISTGDILRAAVAAGSELGVLAKSFMDKGELVPDDVIIGIVRDRLALDDAANGFILDGFPRTVVQAQALDEMLKNAFSVRIDHVLNLEVSETELVSRLAGRRVCSGCGATYHVVAAPSRVEGICDQCGGHVVQRDDDREETVRKRMQVFQSQTEPLIGYYGGHNLLRTIRATGDVEHIFSAILTAIGK, encoded by the coding sequence ATGCGACTGATTCTTTTGGGAGCGCCGGGATCAGGCAAGGGCACTCAGGGCCCTCGCCTGGCAGACAAGCTCGCGATTCCCGTTATCTCGACAGGGGATATTCTGCGCGCTGCGGTAGCTGCGGGCAGTGAGTTGGGTGTACTTGCCAAGTCGTTCATGGATAAAGGTGAACTGGTGCCCGATGATGTGATCATCGGAATCGTGCGCGATCGCCTAGCCCTGGATGATGCGGCAAACGGATTCATCCTTGATGGTTTTCCCCGCACGGTTGTTCAGGCGCAGGCCTTGGACGAGATGCTGAAGAATGCATTCAGCGTGCGTATCGACCACGTCCTGAACCTTGAAGTTTCTGAAACGGAACTGGTGAGTCGCCTGGCTGGTCGCCGCGTCTGTTCCGGTTGCGGTGCGACCTACCATGTAGTCGCTGCTCCTTCCCGGGTGGAGGGAATATGCGATCAGTGTGGAGGCCATGTCGTGCAGCGGGACGATGACCGCGAAGAGACGGTGCGTAAACGCATGCAGGTCTTCCAGAGTCAGACGGAGCCGCTGATCGGTTACTATGGCGGCCATAATCTTCTGCGTACCATCCGTGCGACAGGCGATGTGGAACACATCTTCAGCGCTATCCTAACCGCCATTGGAAAATAG
- the infA gene encoding translation initiation factor IF-1: MAKEGAIEVEGTVVEPLPNAMFRVELENGHRVLAHISGKMRMHFIKILPGDKVTIELSPYDLTRGRITYRFK, encoded by the coding sequence ATGGCGAAGGAAGGTGCGATAGAGGTTGAAGGCACGGTTGTGGAACCGCTGCCCAATGCGATGTTCCGGGTTGAACTGGAAAACGGGCATCGGGTACTGGCCCATATCTCTGGTAAGATGCGAATGCACTTTATCAAGATTCTTCCTGGCGACAAAGTGACTATAGAGCTCTCTCCCTATGATCTGACCCGTGGGAGAATTACGTATCGTTTTAAGTAG
- the rpmJ gene encoding 50S ribosomal protein L36, whose amino-acid sequence MKVKASVKPLCDKCKVIKRKGIVRIICDNPRHKQRQG is encoded by the coding sequence ATGAAGGTTAAGGCAAGTGTGAAGCCTTTGTGTGATAAGTGTAAGGTCATTAAACGCAAAGGCATCGTGAGGATTATCTGTGATAATCCCCGACATAAACAACGGCAAGGATAA
- the rpsM gene encoding 30S ribosomal protein S13: MARVAGVDLPKNKRVEIGLTYIYGVGRSRSRQILANVSIDMDKKVGELSEDEVNTLRKALEEYDVEGDLRKNVSLDIKRLKDLGCYRGLRHRSGLPVRGQNTKNNSRTRKGPKRTVGKKK; encoded by the coding sequence ATGGCGCGAGTTGCTGGTGTTGATTTACCAAAAAACAAACGTGTTGAGATTGGATTGACGTATATATACGGTGTTGGACGTTCCCGTTCCCGCCAGATTCTGGCCAATGTGTCCATCGACATGGACAAGAAGGTCGGCGAGCTGTCTGAAGATGAAGTGAATACCCTGCGTAAGGCCCTCGAAGAGTACGATGTCGAAGGTGATCTGCGCAAGAATGTCTCCCTTGATATCAAGCGCCTGAAGGATCTGGGTTGTTACCGTGGCCTGCGTCACCGTTCAGGCCTGCCTGTCAGAGGACAGAACACCAAGAACAACTCACGTACCCGCAAAGGTCCCAAGCGGACTGTGGGCAAGAAAAAGTAA
- the rpsK gene encoding 30S ribosomal protein S11, whose translation MAKPRTRKREKKNVPKGVVHIKASFNNTLITITDPQGNAVSWNSAGSQGFKGSKKSTPFAAQVAADVAAKAAVDHGMKEVEVEVRGPGSGRESSIRALQAAGLRILSIKDVTPIPHNGCRPPKRRRV comes from the coding sequence ATGGCGAAGCCTCGGACCCGTAAAAGGGAAAAGAAAAATGTACCCAAGGGTGTAGTACACATAAAAGCTTCTTTCAACAATACCCTGATCACCATAACCGACCCTCAGGGGAATGCGGTTTCCTGGAACAGCGCTGGCTCCCAGGGCTTCAAGGGCTCCAAGAAATCCACACCCTTTGCCGCCCAGGTTGCTGCAGACGTGGCAGCCAAGGCAGCTGTTGACCATGGAATGAAAGAAGTTGAAGTGGAAGTACGCGGACCGGGATCCGGCCGTGAGTCATCCATCCGCGCACTGCAGGCTGCTGGTTTGAGGATCCTGTCCATCAAGGACGTGACACCTATTCCGCATAATGGCTGCAGGCCACCGAAACGTAGAAGAGTGTAA
- the rpsD gene encoding 30S ribosomal protein S4 encodes MARYTGPVCRMCRRENQKLYLKGLRCETSKCAFERRAYAPGSHGQRRGKPSDYAIQLREKQKVRRTYGLLETQFRRTFDKAVRMKGVTGSNLLTLLELRFDNVVYRLGLGVSRSQSRQLITHGHFLLNGKKANIPSIQLRAGDVISLREKSANLDVVRGSVEAGPSRTVPQWLEFDAEKLTGKVKQLPVREDVTEPVTENLIVELYSR; translated from the coding sequence TTGGCTCGATATACTGGCCCAGTCTGCCGCATGTGCCGACGGGAAAATCAAAAACTCTATCTGAAGGGGCTGCGTTGCGAAACCAGCAAATGTGCATTTGAGCGACGCGCCTACGCGCCGGGCAGCCATGGTCAACGCCGCGGAAAGCCCAGTGACTACGCCATTCAGCTGCGCGAAAAGCAAAAGGTTCGCCGCACCTACGGTCTGCTGGAAACACAATTCCGCCGTACCTTTGACAAAGCGGTTCGCATGAAGGGTGTTACCGGCAGCAATCTGCTGACCCTGCTGGAGCTGCGTTTCGATAACGTGGTGTATCGTCTTGGCCTCGGCGTCAGCCGCTCCCAGTCCCGCCAGCTGATCACACACGGTCACTTTCTGCTCAACGGCAAGAAAGCCAATATTCCCTCTATCCAGCTGCGTGCTGGTGACGTGATTTCGCTGCGTGAAAAGTCTGCCAATCTTGATGTGGTCAGAGGAAGCGTTGAAGCAGGTCCCAGCCGTACTGTTCCCCAGTGGCTGGAGTTTGATGCGGAAAAGCTTACCGGCAAAGTCAAGCAGCTGCCTGTACGCGAAGATGTCACAGAGCCTGTGACAGAAAACCTGATTGTCGAACTGTACAGTAGGTAA
- a CDS encoding DNA-directed RNA polymerase subunit alpha, with the protein MMMNWNEVIRPRALVCDTKTATDSYGKFIAEPLERGFGITLGNALRRVLLSSLEGAAVTAIRIDNVLHEFSTVSGVVEDVTDIILNVKQLRFKLLSPGEKVLTLKASSVGPVTAASLECPPDVKVLNSDCVIATLGREDAELNMELRVDIGRAYRLAEENKKADDVIDMIPVDSLFNPVVKVNYTVEQARVVQDTNFDKLILEVWTDGSVKPEDAVAFAAKIIKDQLAIFINFEDVEEPVALESVEDGSEELFALLSKSVEELELSVRSYNCLNNIDIRTIADLVARSENELLKTKNFGKKSLLEIKEILKEMNLTLGMDLDALGYQPVVAAESGDEQDSDDETVEETEESTRG; encoded by the coding sequence ATGATGATGAACTGGAATGAAGTCATACGCCCAAGAGCCTTGGTATGTGATACCAAAACTGCGACGGATTCATACGGGAAGTTTATTGCGGAACCCCTTGAGCGCGGTTTCGGAATAACTCTAGGCAACGCGCTGCGCCGTGTACTGCTCTCCAGCCTTGAAGGGGCGGCGGTAACGGCCATTCGCATTGATAACGTCCTGCATGAGTTTTCTACGGTTTCTGGTGTGGTGGAAGATGTGACGGATATCATCCTGAACGTGAAACAGCTGCGCTTCAAACTGTTGAGTCCCGGCGAAAAGGTGCTGACCCTGAAGGCCAGCTCTGTTGGCCCCGTCACCGCGGCATCCCTTGAGTGCCCACCTGATGTGAAGGTGCTCAACAGCGATTGTGTGATTGCCACCCTGGGCCGTGAAGATGCGGAGCTCAACATGGAGCTGCGCGTTGACATCGGACGGGCGTACCGTTTGGCTGAAGAGAACAAGAAAGCGGACGATGTGATTGACATGATCCCGGTGGACTCCCTGTTCAATCCGGTGGTCAAGGTGAATTACACGGTCGAGCAGGCGCGGGTTGTTCAGGACACAAACTTCGATAAGCTCATTCTCGAGGTGTGGACTGACGGCAGCGTGAAGCCTGAGGATGCAGTGGCCTTTGCCGCCAAGATCATCAAGGATCAGCTGGCCATCTTTATTAACTTTGAAGATGTGGAAGAGCCGGTGGCACTGGAAAGCGTTGAAGATGGCAGCGAGGAGCTGTTTGCGCTTCTGAGCAAATCCGTTGAGGAGCTGGAGCTGAGTGTCCGATCCTACAACTGCCTGAACAATATCGATATCCGCACGATTGCCGACCTGGTGGCGCGCTCTGAGAACGAGCTGCTGAAAACCAAGAATTTCGGCAAAAAGTCGTTGCTGGAAATCAAGGAAATCCTCAAAGAGATGAACCTGACCCTGGGAATGGATCTTGATGCCCTGGGTTATCAACCGGTTGTCGCCGCTGAGTCTGGTGATGAGCAGGACAGTGACGATGAAACCGTGGAAGAAACCGAAGAAAGTACACGAGGTTAA
- the rplQ gene encoding 50S ribosomal protein L17 — protein MRHNNGYKKLGRNSSHRKAMMRNLASSLILHGRIETTLARAKAIRPYVEKLITLGKKGDLHARRVVLSRVPNKNVVGTLFHEVAPRFNERAGGYTRIYKTGYRAGDNAPMAIIELVEGADTTELQVNQGQGEQETSAAE, from the coding sequence ATGCGTCACAATAACGGTTACAAAAAACTCGGGCGTAACAGTTCGCACCGCAAGGCGATGATGAGAAATCTGGCCTCCAGCCTGATTCTCCATGGTCGCATTGAGACCACCCTGGCTCGCGCCAAGGCGATTCGTCCTTATGTGGAAAAGCTTATCACACTTGGAAAAAAAGGCGATCTTCACGCGCGTCGCGTCGTGCTGAGCCGTGTTCCCAACAAGAATGTTGTCGGAACGCTTTTCCATGAAGTGGCTCCGCGCTTCAACGAGCGTGCTGGTGGCTATACGCGAATCTACAAGACGGGATATCGCGCCGGGGACAATGCTCCCATGGCGATCATTGAGCTGGTGGAAGGTGCAGACACCACTGAGCTGCAAGTCAACCAAGGGCAAGGCGAGCAGGAAACTTCTGCAGCTGAATAA
- the serA gene encoding phosphoglycerate dehydrogenase, whose amino-acid sequence MEQQFNVLVSDDISEKGIELLEQEPGIHVDVKTKLTREELYAIIANYDGLVTRSMTTVDQELLDHTSGRLRVVGRAGVGLDNVDVEAASKKGIVVLNTPTGNTLAATEHTMAMLLAACRMIPKAHNTLVGGKWDRKSFMGFELYKRKLGVIGLGRIGSQVARRARGFEMDVYAYDPYILKDKAEALGVKLLGSLDELLRTVDVITLHTPRTPETLGMIGKRELELLPDGAIVVNVARGGLINEKDLHDALKSGKLRAAAVDVFDKEPATDNILLGLDNVIVTPHLGANTDASQINVAVMVAQQVINVLKDRDYEGAVNIPSVLTKLADDFRVYFELAEKMGKVLGSMIGEAIEECSIVYRGSLFDREFGPRSFDVPLNLMPFSVAALKGILEPKMQEGVSYISAPYIMRERGVAIEEKKISQSRDYLSSVEIIVKTENSTRSIVGTVFENAMARVIRLDEYDVDFNPEAPMLIFKNQDRNGLIGEVATLLGEAGINISHFALNRHPRGETALGVVNTGVAVSAELLTRLNRVPGIMNAWVIRSR is encoded by the coding sequence TTGGAACAGCAATTCAACGTACTGGTATCTGATGATATATCTGAAAAGGGTATCGAGCTGCTGGAACAGGAGCCGGGCATCCATGTTGACGTGAAGACCAAGCTGACCCGCGAGGAGCTTTACGCCATTATCGCCAATTACGATGGTCTGGTGACGCGCAGCATGACCACCGTGGACCAGGAGCTGCTTGACCATACATCGGGACGCTTGCGCGTAGTGGGTCGAGCCGGGGTTGGGCTGGATAATGTTGATGTGGAAGCCGCTTCCAAGAAGGGTATTGTGGTACTGAATACGCCAACCGGAAACACTCTGGCGGCCACGGAACACACCATGGCCATGCTGCTGGCAGCGTGCCGCATGATTCCCAAGGCCCATAACACCCTGGTTGGAGGCAAATGGGATCGTAAAAGCTTCATGGGATTTGAGCTCTACAAGCGAAAGCTTGGAGTTATCGGTCTTGGTCGCATTGGCAGCCAGGTTGCGCGCCGCGCCCGTGGCTTTGAGATGGATGTTTACGCCTATGATCCCTATATCCTCAAGGACAAGGCTGAGGCGCTGGGTGTGAAGCTGTTGGGCAGTCTTGATGAACTGCTGCGGACGGTGGATGTTATCACCCTGCATACTCCCCGAACGCCCGAGACGCTTGGCATGATCGGCAAGCGTGAGCTGGAGCTTCTGCCCGATGGCGCTATTGTGGTCAATGTGGCCCGGGGCGGATTGATCAATGAAAAGGATCTCCACGATGCCCTGAAGTCCGGCAAACTGCGTGCTGCGGCTGTGGATGTATTTGATAAGGAACCCGCCACGGATAATATTCTGTTGGGACTTGATAATGTGATCGTCACCCCCCACCTGGGAGCGAATACCGATGCCAGCCAGATCAACGTGGCGGTCATGGTGGCTCAGCAGGTGATCAACGTGCTGAAGGACAGAGATTATGAAGGCGCGGTGAATATTCCCTCGGTACTCACCAAGCTGGCCGATGACTTCCGCGTCTACTTCGAGCTGGCGGAAAAAATGGGCAAGGTACTCGGCAGCATGATCGGCGAAGCCATTGAGGAGTGCTCCATTGTGTATCGCGGCAGCCTCTTTGATCGTGAGTTCGGCCCCCGCTCCTTTGACGTGCCACTGAACCTGATGCCCTTTTCTGTCGCAGCCCTCAAGGGAATTCTGGAGCCGAAGATGCAGGAGGGCGTCAGTTATATTTCCGCACCCTATATCATGCGGGAGCGCGGTGTCGCCATAGAAGAGAAGAAGATCTCCCAGAGTCGCGACTATCTTTCCAGCGTGGAAATCATCGTCAAGACAGAGAACTCCACCCGTTCCATTGTGGGTACCGTATTTGAAAACGCCATGGCACGGGTTATCCGCCTTGACGAATACGATGTGGACTTCAACCCCGAAGCGCCCATGCTGATCTTCAAAAATCAGGATCGCAATGGTTTGATTGGAGAGGTGGCAACGCTGCTGGGTGAGGCCGGTATCAATATTTCCCACTTTGCCCTGAACCGCCACCCCCGTGGAGAGACAGCGCTTGGTGTTGTGAATACCGGAGTGGCCGTATCCGCAGAACTGCTTACTCGTCTGAACCGTGTTCCGGGAATCATGAATGCCTGGGTAATACGCAGCCGCTGA
- a CDS encoding bifunctional riboflavin kinase/FAD synthetase, with protein MEVYTSIDQVPPGRYQCPVLTIGNFDGVHLGHRRVFERLLASADETGSPALCLSFDPHPLKVLGRRDLKLLISREEKIQVIRSLGVNGLILHPFDMDFAALEPQRFVEQVLLEKLGIRKLVVGYDYAFGRNRAGDHHFFRHLRQQGLLDVEIVEPVSVDGTIVSSSLIRQLVQDGDMSAVARYLGRPYCLSGTVVEGDMRGKKIGFPTANLAYIQEILPPTGVYATVARVGNKSFVALTNIGYNPTFVERRVVSVETHILDFSRNLYGFPLELLFLERIRGEVKFASAQDLIAQIHKDIEHTRQRIDSHKHP; from the coding sequence ATGGAAGTTTACACAAGCATTGATCAGGTACCGCCGGGGCGTTATCAGTGCCCGGTGCTCACCATCGGGAATTTTGACGGAGTGCACCTCGGGCACCGTCGTGTTTTTGAGCGGCTGCTGGCCAGTGCCGATGAGACCGGCAGCCCTGCGCTGTGTCTGAGTTTCGACCCCCACCCGCTGAAAGTCCTTGGCCGACGTGACCTCAAACTCCTTATTTCCCGTGAGGAGAAGATCCAGGTTATCCGCTCCCTGGGCGTGAACGGCCTGATCCTGCACCCCTTTGACATGGATTTTGCTGCCCTTGAACCGCAGCGCTTTGTGGAACAGGTGCTGCTGGAGAAGCTGGGTATCCGCAAGCTGGTGGTCGGTTACGACTATGCCTTTGGCAGAAACCGCGCCGGTGATCACCATTTTTTCCGGCATTTGCGGCAACAGGGGCTGCTTGATGTGGAAATAGTGGAACCGGTGAGCGTGGATGGGACCATTGTCAGCTCTTCGCTGATCCGGCAACTGGTGCAGGATGGCGACATGTCTGCCGTGGCCAGGTACCTGGGGCGTCCCTATTGCCTCTCGGGCACCGTGGTTGAGGGGGACATGCGCGGCAAGAAGATCGGGTTTCCCACGGCAAATCTCGCCTATATTCAGGAGATTCTGCCCCCCACTGGGGTCTATGCCACTGTGGCCAGGGTCGGCAACAAGTCATTTGTGGCGTTGACCAATATCGGGTATAATCCTACTTTTGTGGAGCGTCGAGTTGTTTCCGTGGAAACCCATATCCTTGATTTTTCACGAAACCTGTACGGATTTCCCCTGGAGTTGCTTTTCCTGGAACGCATTCGGGGAGAGGTGAAGTTTGCCTCCGCACAGGACCTGATCGCTCAGATCCACAAGGATATTGAACACACACGACAGCGCATTGACTCCCACAAACACCCATGA
- a CDS encoding chemotaxis protein CheV, which yields MPDAKRTENYRGDHIPKRPLEVLEFIIQSQEKGVLVEKSFAINVIRVKEIIKRPRVTKIIESGTNVLGVFHLREDLIPLVDLPGWLGLESEKPGDVVIVTDLGDNLNGFVVHSIKKIHHLSWDNVKVPDKIDRNQSEFIAGIISTEGRLIMMLDFETIFAELSQSEIKYDISRFEPMYFAKREEHTIMVVDDSVFSRNYAQRVFTTIGYQVVTAANGVEALDMLRGGTRVDFIFTDLEMPQMDGGELLATVRHDRDIEDIPGLIATSLTNLVTLQEQQDESQRAGQPKILAKKDMFTIIETIDDALGVDPNELPSQWDSYGKEG from the coding sequence ATGCCGGACGCCAAGCGAACTGAAAACTACCGTGGTGACCATATTCCCAAGCGCCCCCTGGAAGTACTTGAATTTATTATTCAAAGTCAGGAAAAGGGCGTCCTGGTTGAGAAGTCCTTTGCCATAAACGTCATTCGCGTCAAGGAGATTATCAAGCGTCCACGGGTGACGAAAATCATTGAATCCGGAACCAACGTGCTGGGTGTCTTCCACCTGCGTGAAGACCTGATTCCCCTGGTTGACCTGCCTGGCTGGCTGGGCCTGGAAAGCGAAAAGCCCGGTGACGTGGTTATCGTGACGGACCTTGGCGATAATCTCAACGGCTTTGTGGTTCACAGCATCAAGAAAATCCACCATCTCAGCTGGGATAATGTCAAGGTTCCCGACAAGATCGACCGCAACCAGTCGGAGTTTATTGCCGGTATTATCAGCACCGAAGGCCGCCTGATCATGATGCTGGACTTTGAAACCATCTTTGCGGAACTCTCCCAGAGTGAAATCAAATATGATATCTCCCGCTTTGAACCCATGTACTTTGCCAAGCGTGAAGAGCACACGATCATGGTCGTGGATGACTCCGTTTTCTCCCGCAACTATGCTCAGCGGGTGTTCACGACCATCGGTTATCAGGTCGTCACTGCCGCCAATGGGGTGGAAGCCCTTGACATGCTGCGGGGCGGTACCCGGGTTGACTTTATCTTTACGGACCTGGAAATGCCTCAGATGGATGGCGGCGAACTCCTGGCCACCGTGCGCCATGATCGCGATATCGAGGATATTCCCGGGCTGATTGCCACTTCACTCACCAATCTGGTCACCCTGCAGGAGCAGCAGGATGAAAGCCAGCGCGCCGGTCAGCCGAAAATCCTCGCCAAGAAAGACATGTTCACCATTATTGAAACCATAGATGACGCCCTGGGCGTCGATCCCAACGAACTGCCCAGCCAGTGGGACTCCTATGGCAAGGAAGGCTGA